A window of Nicotiana tabacum cultivar K326 chromosome 24, ASM71507v2, whole genome shotgun sequence contains these coding sequences:
- the LOC107790096 gene encoding LOW QUALITY PROTEIN: BEL1-like homeodomain protein 9 (The sequence of the model RefSeq protein was modified relative to this genomic sequence to represent the inferred CDS: inserted 1 base in 1 codon) — MAEGFEAYHVPQQSRRDRLRVFVQNHPSDSAAGLLPFVDHHSLIPSDFLLVSDAKEKGVNFMDPQLSSGVSFQEINGNPFLYSHQNFRFLDQSFNGGDVDVVYKQEPLSSLXNNNNNSNSNNNVTTGQGLSLSLSSSHHYNQSSSSNLPLELNLQRYDSSIFTNDMSSKSSSATVPLGPFTGYASILKGSRFLKPAQRLLEEICDVGRGIYAEKLAANDNYAVMDPSLEAPLSDDPQYSCGDGSHELRRNKSKLISMLNEVYRRYKQYYQQLQAVVASFESVPGLGNAAPFAKLSLKALSKHFRCLKNAITDQLQYTGKSPNCESDNSIPRAGNPAGKDIYFQRQAIHNAGFVDHQPVWRPQRGLPERAVIVLRAWLFDHFLHPYPTDSDKVMLAKQTGLSRNQVSNWFINARVRLWKPMVEEIHNLETRQAQKAASQREGQNKNNPIEHFPTSNSLPSEHPSTSSQQFHDVPSKRTRNNDPSETHLGGDDQETMNLSYDNFSPHSHVGIDQMSASAGNGGVSLTLGLHQNNNVSIGLSGSFPRNAARRFGIDANNEGFMFGGFETQNRQLGRDNNIIGGQLLHDFVG, encoded by the exons ATGGCTGAGGGATTTGAAGCATATCATGTCCCACAACAAAGCAGAAGAGATAGGCTTAGAGTTTTTGTACAAAACCACCCTTCTGATTCTGCTGCTGGTTTACTTCCTTTTGTTGACCATCACTCACTTATCCCTTCAGATTTCCTTCTTGTTTCTGATGCTAAAGAAAAGGGTGTTAATTTCATGGATCCACAATTATCATCTGGTGTTTCTTTTCAAGAAATTAATGGCAACCCTTTTCTCTACAGTCATCAAAACTTTAGGTTTCTTGATCAATCTTTCAATGGTGGTGATGTTGATGTGGTATATAAACAAGAACCATTATCTTCAC ttaataacaataacaacagtaATAGTAACAATAATGTTACAACAGGTCAAGGTTTGTCTTTGTCATTGTCATCATCTCATCATTACAACCAAAGTAGTAGTAGTAATCTTCCTCTAGAGCTTAACCTACAAAGATATGACTCTTCAATATTTACTAATGACATGTCATCAAAGAGTAGTAGTGCTACTGTTCCTCTTGGACCATTCACTGGCTATGCTTCAATTCTCAAGGGATCAAGATTCTTAAAACCTGCACAACGATTATTGGAAGAGATTTGTGATGTTGGTAGGGGTATTTATGCTGAAAAATTAGCTGCTAATGATAATTATGCAGTGATGGATCCTTCACTGGAAGCACCTTTAAGTGATGATCCCCAATATTCATGTGGTGATGGAAGTCATGAGCTCAGGAGGAACAAGTCCAAGTTAATTTCAATGCTTAATGAG GTTTACAGAAGGTATAAGCAGTACTATCAACAGCTACAAGCAGTTGTGGCATCTTTTGAATCTGTTCCTGGACTTGGGAATGCCGCACCATTTGCAAAACTGTCTCTAAAAGCTTTGTCCAAACACTTTAGGTGCCTTAAAAATGCCATCACTGACCAACTGCAGTACACAGGCAAATCTCCAAATTGCGAAAGTGATAATTCAATCCCGAGAGCTGGAAATCCTGCAGGGAAAGACATTTATTTCCAAAGACAAGCAATTCATAATGCTGGATTTGTTGACCATCAGCCTGTTTGGCGACCACAAAGAGGGCTACCGGAGCGTGCAGTAATTGTTCTCCGGGCATGGTTGTTTGACCATTTTTTGCACCC TTATCCCACAGACTCTGACAAAGTAATGTTGGCGAAACAGACTGGTCTTTCAAGGAATCAG GTTTCTAACTGGTTCATCAATGCGAGAGTTAGACTATGGAAGCCTATGGTAGAAGAGATACACAATCTTGAAACTCGGCAAGCTCAGAAAGCAGCTTCACAAAGAGAGGGACAAAACAAAAACAATCCCATCGAACATTTTCCAACGAGTAATTCACTTCCATCTGAACATCCATCTACGTCTTCACAACAATTTCATGATGTTCCATCAAAGCGAACACGAAATAATGATCCAAGTGAAACTCATTTAGGAGGTGATGATCAGGAGACGATGAATTTATCGTATGACAATTTTTCGCCTCATTCTCATGTGGGAATTGATCAAATGAGTGCATCAGCTGGAAATGGTGGCGTGTCGTTAACATTGGGACTTCATCAGAACAATAATGTAAGTATTGGTTTATCAGGTTCCTTCCCAAGAAATGCAGCTCGGCGTTTTGGTATCGATGCAAATAACGAAGGATTCATGTTTGGTGGATTTGAAACACAAAATCGTCAGTTAGGAAGAGATAATAATATTATTGGAGGGCAGCTGCTTCATGATTTTGTtggttaa
- the LOC107790094 gene encoding CASP-like protein 5B2 isoform X3: MDSMKLWGEALAAATGFMLLIGLLCCCLSCKMSCHGNKTKGSSGFSTCDGGFGGEICAKLNFKGRNVQFIQKKIKSEETYNKARPRWTVSQEPDCTTIKMSTKLRHYCGSIGVMVSASGFSNYTAFCYLIASMGLQVLWSFGLACLDIYALRIKRDLQNPVLVTATLSLAAACSSAGIAVLYSKDLNFCSSPPHLPCGRFELSVVLAFITWFLIAISSHVMFWILAAV, translated from the exons ATGGATTCTATGAAGTTATGGGGAGAGGCTTTAGCTGCAGCAACAGGATTTATGTTACTAATCGGACTGCTCTGTTGCTGCCTTAGCTGCAAGATGAGTTGTCATGGTAACAAAACCAAAGGTAGCAGTGGCTTCAGTACTTGTGATGGTGGCTTTGGAG GAGAAATATGCGCAAAGTTAAACTTCAAGGGGAGGAATGTGCAATTTATTCAAAAGAAGATTAAAAGCGAAGAGACGTATAATAAAGCAAGGCCACGTTGGACTGTCTCCCAAGAGCCAGACTGCACCACTATCAAAATGAGTACAAAGCTTCGCCATTACT GTGGGTCAATTGGGGTCATGGTTTCTGCTTCTGGTTTCTCTAATTACACTGCTTTCTG CTATTTGATTGCATCAATGGGACTTCAAGTATTGTGGAGTTTTGGGCTTGCATGTCTAGACATCTATGCTTTGAGGATAAAAAGAGACCTTCAAAATCCCGTCTTG GTTACTGCAACCCTATCACTTGCAGCTGCGTGCTCGTCGGCAGGGATTGCTGTTTTGTATTCAAAAGATTTAAACTTCTGTAGTAGTCCACCTCATCTTCCATGTGGTAGATTTGAGCTCTCTGTGGTGTTAGCGTTCATAACCTGGTTTCTTATCGCCATTTCTTCCCACGTGATGTTTTGGATTCTAGCTGCCGTTTAA
- the LOC107790094 gene encoding CASP-like protein 5B2 isoform X1: MDSMKLWGEALAAATGFMLLIGLLCCCLSCKMSCHGNKTKGSSGFSTCDGGFGGEICAKLNFKGRNVQFIQKKIKSEETYNKARPRWTVSQEPDCTTIKMSTKLRHYCGSIGVMVSASGFSNYTAFCYLIASMGLQVLWSFGLACLDIYALRIKRDLQNPVLVSLFVVGDWVTATLSLAAACSSAGIAVLYSKDLNFCSSPPHLPCGRFELSVVLAFITWFLIAISSHVMFWILAAV, encoded by the exons ATGGATTCTATGAAGTTATGGGGAGAGGCTTTAGCTGCAGCAACAGGATTTATGTTACTAATCGGACTGCTCTGTTGCTGCCTTAGCTGCAAGATGAGTTGTCATGGTAACAAAACCAAAGGTAGCAGTGGCTTCAGTACTTGTGATGGTGGCTTTGGAG GAGAAATATGCGCAAAGTTAAACTTCAAGGGGAGGAATGTGCAATTTATTCAAAAGAAGATTAAAAGCGAAGAGACGTATAATAAAGCAAGGCCACGTTGGACTGTCTCCCAAGAGCCAGACTGCACCACTATCAAAATGAGTACAAAGCTTCGCCATTACT GTGGGTCAATTGGGGTCATGGTTTCTGCTTCTGGTTTCTCTAATTACACTGCTTTCTG CTATTTGATTGCATCAATGGGACTTCAAGTATTGTGGAGTTTTGGGCTTGCATGTCTAGACATCTATGCTTTGAGGATAAAAAGAGACCTTCAAAATCCCGTCTTGGTGAGCCTCTTTGTTGTTGGAGACTGG GTTACTGCAACCCTATCACTTGCAGCTGCGTGCTCGTCGGCAGGGATTGCTGTTTTGTATTCAAAAGATTTAAACTTCTGTAGTAGTCCACCTCATCTTCCATGTGGTAGATTTGAGCTCTCTGTGGTGTTAGCGTTCATAACCTGGTTTCTTATCGCCATTTCTTCCCACGTGATGTTTTGGATTCTAGCTGCCGTTTAA
- the LOC107790094 gene encoding CASP-like protein 5B2 isoform X2, protein MDSMKLWGEALAAATGFMLLIGLLCCCLSCKMSCHGNKTKGSSGFSTCDGGFGGEICAKLNFKGRNVQFIQKKIKSEETYNKARPRWTVSQEPDCTTIKMSGSIGVMVSASGFSNYTAFCYLIASMGLQVLWSFGLACLDIYALRIKRDLQNPVLVSLFVVGDWVTATLSLAAACSSAGIAVLYSKDLNFCSSPPHLPCGRFELSVVLAFITWFLIAISSHVMFWILAAV, encoded by the exons ATGGATTCTATGAAGTTATGGGGAGAGGCTTTAGCTGCAGCAACAGGATTTATGTTACTAATCGGACTGCTCTGTTGCTGCCTTAGCTGCAAGATGAGTTGTCATGGTAACAAAACCAAAGGTAGCAGTGGCTTCAGTACTTGTGATGGTGGCTTTGGAG GAGAAATATGCGCAAAGTTAAACTTCAAGGGGAGGAATGTGCAATTTATTCAAAAGAAGATTAAAAGCGAAGAGACGTATAATAAAGCAAGGCCACGTTGGACTGTCTCCCAAGAGCCAGACTGCACCACTATCAAAATGA GTGGGTCAATTGGGGTCATGGTTTCTGCTTCTGGTTTCTCTAATTACACTGCTTTCTG CTATTTGATTGCATCAATGGGACTTCAAGTATTGTGGAGTTTTGGGCTTGCATGTCTAGACATCTATGCTTTGAGGATAAAAAGAGACCTTCAAAATCCCGTCTTGGTGAGCCTCTTTGTTGTTGGAGACTGG GTTACTGCAACCCTATCACTTGCAGCTGCGTGCTCGTCGGCAGGGATTGCTGTTTTGTATTCAAAAGATTTAAACTTCTGTAGTAGTCCACCTCATCTTCCATGTGGTAGATTTGAGCTCTCTGTGGTGTTAGCGTTCATAACCTGGTTTCTTATCGCCATTTCTTCCCACGTGATGTTTTGGATTCTAGCTGCCGTTTAA
- the LOC107790094 gene encoding CASP-like protein 5B2 isoform X4, which yields MDSMKLWGEALAAATGFMLLIGLLCCCLSCKMSCHGNKTKGSSGFSTCDGGFGGGSIGVMVSASGFSNYTAFCYLIASMGLQVLWSFGLACLDIYALRIKRDLQNPVLVSLFVVGDWVTATLSLAAACSSAGIAVLYSKDLNFCSSPPHLPCGRFELSVVLAFITWFLIAISSHVMFWILAAV from the exons ATGGATTCTATGAAGTTATGGGGAGAGGCTTTAGCTGCAGCAACAGGATTTATGTTACTAATCGGACTGCTCTGTTGCTGCCTTAGCTGCAAGATGAGTTGTCATGGTAACAAAACCAAAGGTAGCAGTGGCTTCAGTACTTGTGATGGTGGCTTTGGAG GTGGGTCAATTGGGGTCATGGTTTCTGCTTCTGGTTTCTCTAATTACACTGCTTTCTG CTATTTGATTGCATCAATGGGACTTCAAGTATTGTGGAGTTTTGGGCTTGCATGTCTAGACATCTATGCTTTGAGGATAAAAAGAGACCTTCAAAATCCCGTCTTGGTGAGCCTCTTTGTTGTTGGAGACTGG GTTACTGCAACCCTATCACTTGCAGCTGCGTGCTCGTCGGCAGGGATTGCTGTTTTGTATTCAAAAGATTTAAACTTCTGTAGTAGTCCACCTCATCTTCCATGTGGTAGATTTGAGCTCTCTGTGGTGTTAGCGTTCATAACCTGGTTTCTTATCGCCATTTCTTCCCACGTGATGTTTTGGATTCTAGCTGCCGTTTAA